The following are encoded in a window of Streptomyces sp. Go-475 genomic DNA:
- the sufD gene encoding Fe-S cluster assembly protein SufD, with translation MAEAQNIPVGSTTAGSIAVAAESTVATRMSAPPSFDVADFPVPHGREEEWRFTPLERLRGLHDGTAVANGDGVKVDVQAPEGVTVEAVGRDDARLGKAGTPVDRVAAQAYSAFEKASVVTVPKETVLTEPIRIAVHGEGGTAFGHQVIELGAFAEAVVVIDHTGDAVLAANVDYILGDGAKLTVVSVQDWDEKAVHVAQHNALVGRDASFKSVVVTFGGDVVRLHPRVRYAGPGGEAELFGLYFTDQGQHQEHRLLVDHNVPHCKSNVVYKGALQGDDAHAVWIGDVLIEAKAEGTDTYEMNRNLVLTDGARVDSVPNLEIETGEIVGAGHASATGRFDDEQLFYLMARGIPEYEARRLVVRGFFAELVQQIGLPDIEERLIAKIEEELEAAVA, from the coding sequence ATGGCTGAGGCCCAGAACATCCCGGTGGGCTCGACCACCGCCGGCTCGATCGCGGTCGCCGCGGAGTCGACCGTCGCCACGCGCATGAGCGCGCCCCCCTCCTTCGACGTGGCGGACTTCCCCGTCCCGCACGGCCGGGAGGAGGAGTGGCGGTTCACCCCGCTGGAGCGCCTGCGCGGTCTGCACGACGGCACCGCCGTCGCGAACGGCGACGGCGTGAAGGTCGACGTCCAGGCCCCCGAGGGCGTCACCGTCGAGGCCGTCGGCCGCGACGACGCGCGGCTCGGCAAGGCCGGCACCCCGGTGGACCGGGTCGCCGCCCAGGCCTACTCCGCCTTCGAGAAGGCCTCGGTCGTGACCGTCCCCAAGGAGACCGTCCTCACCGAGCCCATCCGCATCGCGGTGCACGGCGAGGGCGGCACCGCCTTCGGCCACCAGGTGATCGAGCTGGGCGCCTTCGCCGAGGCCGTCGTGGTCATCGACCACACCGGCGACGCGGTGCTCGCGGCCAACGTCGACTACATCCTCGGAGACGGCGCCAAGCTGACCGTCGTCTCCGTCCAGGACTGGGACGAGAAGGCCGTCCACGTCGCCCAGCACAACGCGCTCGTCGGCCGTGACGCCTCCTTCAAGTCCGTCGTCGTCACCTTCGGCGGCGACGTCGTCCGGCTGCACCCGCGCGTGCGGTACGCCGGCCCCGGCGGCGAGGCCGAGCTGTTCGGCCTCTACTTCACCGACCAGGGCCAGCACCAGGAGCACCGCCTCCTCGTCGACCACAACGTCCCGCACTGCAAGTCGAACGTCGTCTACAAGGGCGCGCTCCAGGGCGACGACGCGCACGCCGTGTGGATCGGTGACGTGCTCATCGAGGCCAAGGCCGAGGGCACCGACACGTACGAGATGAACCGCAACCTGGTCCTCACTGACGGGGCGCGCGTGGACTCCGTACCGAACCTCGAGATCGAGACCGGCGAGATCGTCGGCGCCGGCCACGCCTCGGCGACCGGCCGCTTCGACGACGAGCAGCTCTTCTACCTCATGGCCCGCGGCATCCCGGAGTACGAGGCGCGCCGCCTGGTGGTCCGTGGCTTCTTCGCCGAGCTGGTCCAGCAGATCGGCCTCCCCGACATCGAGGAGCGCCTGATCGCCAAGATCGAGGAGGAGCTGGAGGCGGCGGTCGCATGA
- a CDS encoding non-heme iron oxygenase ferredoxin subunit: MTFVRACGLGELEDDTPKRVELDGTPVSIVQTEGEVFAIHDICSHANVSLSEGEVDDCHIECWLHGSRFDLRSGKPDALPATRPVPVYPVKIEGDDVLVSLTQES, from the coding sequence ATGACCTTCGTACGCGCCTGTGGACTGGGCGAGCTGGAGGACGACACCCCGAAGCGGGTGGAACTCGACGGCACGCCCGTGTCCATCGTGCAGACCGAGGGCGAGGTGTTCGCGATCCACGACATCTGCTCGCACGCGAACGTCTCCCTGTCGGAGGGCGAGGTCGACGACTGCCACATCGAGTGCTGGCTGCACGGCTCGCGCTTCGACCTCCGTTCCGGCAAGCCCGACGCCCTTCCGGCGACGCGCCCCGTCCCCGTATACCCCGTAAAGATCGAAGGGGACGACGTGCTCGTCTCCCTCACCCAGGAGTCCTGA
- a CDS encoding cysteine desulfurase yields the protein MTQLPGLLDTEAIRKDFPILDRQVHDGRKLVYLDNAATSQKPRQVLDALSEYYERYNANVHRGVHVLAEEATALYEGARDKVAAFVNAPSRDEVIFTKNASESLNLVANMLGWADEPYRVDSETEIVITEMEHHSNIVPWQLLAQRTGAKLKWFGLTDDGRLDLSNIDEVITEKTKIVSFVLVSNILGTQNPVEAIVRRAQEVGALVCVDASQAAPHMPLDVQALQADFVAFTGHKMCGPTGIGVLWGRQELLEDLPPFLGGGEMIETVSMHSSTYAPAPHKFEAGTPPVAQAVGLGAAIDYLNSIGMDKILAHEHALTEYAVKRLLEVPDLRIIGPTTAEERGAAISFTLGDIHPHDVGQVLDEQGIAVRVGHHCARPVCLRYGIPATTRASFYLYSTPAEIDALVDGLEHVRNFFG from the coding sequence GTGACACAGTTGCCGGGCCTTCTCGACACCGAGGCGATCCGCAAGGACTTCCCGATCCTGGACCGCCAGGTCCACGACGGCCGGAAGCTCGTGTACCTGGACAACGCGGCGACCAGCCAGAAGCCGCGCCAGGTGCTGGACGCCCTCAGTGAGTACTACGAGCGCTACAACGCCAACGTCCACCGCGGTGTGCATGTGCTCGCCGAGGAGGCCACGGCGCTGTACGAGGGCGCGCGCGACAAGGTCGCCGCGTTCGTCAACGCGCCGAGCCGCGACGAGGTGATCTTCACCAAGAACGCCTCCGAGTCGCTCAACCTCGTGGCGAACATGCTGGGCTGGGCCGACGAGCCCTACCGCGTGGACTCCGAGACCGAGATCGTCATCACGGAGATGGAGCACCACTCCAACATCGTGCCGTGGCAGCTGCTCGCGCAGCGCACGGGCGCGAAGCTGAAGTGGTTCGGCCTCACCGACGACGGCCGCCTGGACCTGTCGAACATCGACGAGGTCATCACCGAGAAGACGAAGATCGTCTCCTTCGTGCTGGTCTCCAACATCCTCGGCACCCAGAACCCGGTCGAGGCGATCGTGCGCCGCGCCCAGGAGGTCGGCGCCCTGGTCTGCGTCGACGCCTCCCAGGCCGCCCCGCACATGCCGCTGGACGTGCAGGCCCTACAGGCCGACTTCGTGGCCTTCACCGGCCACAAGATGTGCGGCCCGACCGGCATCGGCGTCCTCTGGGGCCGCCAGGAGCTGCTGGAGGACCTGCCCCCGTTCCTCGGCGGCGGCGAGATGATCGAGACGGTGTCGATGCACTCGTCGACGTACGCTCCCGCCCCGCACAAGTTCGAGGCGGGCACCCCGCCGGTCGCCCAGGCGGTCGGTCTCGGCGCGGCGATCGACTACCTCAACTCGATCGGCATGGACAAGATCCTCGCCCACGAGCACGCGCTCACCGAGTACGCCGTCAAGCGGCTGCTGGAGGTCCCCGACCTGCGCATCATCGGCCCGACCACGGCCGAGGAGCGGGGCGCGGCGATCTCCTTCACCCTCGGGGACATCCACCCGCACGACGTGGGCCAGGTCCTCGACGAGCAGGGCATCGCGGTCCGGGTCGGCCACCACTGCGCGCGGCCGGTCTGCCTGCGGTACGGAATTCCTGCGACCACGCGAGCGTCGTTCTATCTGTACTCCACGCCGGCCGAGATCGACGCGCTGGTCGACGGCCTGGAGCACGTTCGGAACTTCTTCGGCTGA
- the sufU gene encoding Fe-S cluster assembly sulfur transfer protein SufU, with amino-acid sequence MKLDSMYQEVILDHYKNPHGRGLRDGDAEVHHVNPTCGDEITLRVKYDGTKIEDVSYEGQGCSISQASASVLNDLLVGKDLADARKIQETFLELMQSKGKLEPDDAMEDILEDAVAFAGVSKYPARVKCALLSWMAWKDATAQVLGGADAEKETTA; translated from the coding sequence GTGAAGCTGGACTCCATGTACCAGGAAGTCATCCTGGACCACTACAAGAACCCGCACGGGCGTGGTCTTCGGGATGGCGACGCCGAGGTGCACCACGTCAACCCGACGTGCGGTGACGAGATCACGTTGCGCGTGAAGTACGACGGAACGAAGATCGAGGACGTCTCGTACGAGGGCCAGGGCTGCTCGATCAGCCAGGCGAGCGCGTCCGTACTGAACGACCTCCTCGTCGGCAAGGACCTCGCGGACGCGCGGAAGATCCAGGAGACCTTCCTGGAGCTGATGCAGTCCAAGGGGAAGCTCGAGCCCGACGACGCGATGGAGGACATCCTGGAGGACGCGGTGGCGTTCGCCGGGGTGTCCAAGTACCCGGCCCGGGTGAAGTGCGCCCTGCTGAGCTGGATGGCCTGGAAGGACGCGACGGCCCAGGTGCTGGGCGGAGCCGACGCCGAGAAGGAGACGACGGCATGA
- the sufC gene encoding Fe-S cluster assembly ATPase SufC encodes MATLEIRDLHVTVEADNATKEILKGVDLTVKQGETHAIMGPNGSGKSTLAYSLAGHPKYTITGGTVTLDGEDVLEMSVDERARAGLFLAMQYPVEVPGVSVSNFLRTSATAIRGEAPKLRTWVKEVKEAMERLNMDPAFAERNVNEGFSGGEKKRHEILQLELLKPKMAILDETDSGLDVDALRVVSEGVNRVRETGEVGTLLITHYTRILRYIKPDHVHVFSGGRIVESGGAELADKLEEEGYEAYTKGGASE; translated from the coding sequence ATGGCAACGCTTGAAATCCGAGACCTGCACGTCACCGTCGAGGCCGACAACGCCACGAAGGAGATCCTCAAGGGCGTCGACCTCACCGTGAAGCAGGGCGAGACGCACGCCATCATGGGCCCCAACGGCTCGGGCAAGTCGACCCTCGCCTACTCCCTCGCGGGTCACCCCAAGTACACGATCACCGGCGGCACCGTCACCCTCGATGGCGAGGACGTCCTGGAGATGTCCGTCGACGAGCGCGCCCGCGCCGGCCTCTTCCTCGCCATGCAGTACCCGGTCGAGGTCCCCGGCGTCTCCGTCTCCAACTTCCTGCGCACCTCCGCCACCGCCATCCGCGGCGAGGCCCCCAAGCTGCGCACCTGGGTGAAGGAGGTCAAGGAGGCCATGGAGCGCCTCAACATGGACCCCGCCTTCGCCGAGCGCAACGTCAACGAGGGCTTCTCCGGCGGTGAGAAGAAGCGCCACGAGATCCTCCAGCTGGAGCTCCTCAAGCCGAAGATGGCGATCCTCGACGAGACCGACTCCGGCCTGGACGTCGACGCCCTGCGCGTCGTCTCCGAGGGCGTGAACCGCGTCCGCGAGACGGGCGAGGTCGGCACCCTGCTGATCACGCACTACACGCGCATCCTCCGCTACATCAAGCCCGACCACGTGCACGTCTTCTCCGGCGGCCGGATCGTCGAGTCCGGCGGCGCCGAGCTCGCCGACAAGCTGGAGGAAGAGGGCTACGAGGCCTACACGAAGGGTGGCGCATCCGAGTGA